One segment of Anatilimnocola aggregata DNA contains the following:
- a CDS encoding trypsin-like peptidase domain-containing protein produces the protein MRRIFGFLLAISVISGLVPQVLLAQDVAAKAAPLSLADLIEKVEPSCVRVDVTQRDGRAIGSGFVVRQGDWVVTNYHVVAGSTKGEVSFADGTKGEIEGYLALDKRRDVAVLKVKLAKLREPLNLSALRPRKGESAVAIGAPRGLSFTASEGIIGAVRTGAELREFGNDADGTWLQISVPISAGSSGGPLLNLSGEVVGANTASLATAQNVNFAISAADIGLVLDQAAKNKVESLTKIEPQPSSRPTRGPMPGSPTETPAETVVVKLPAERRFGHKYKIGKEVDEFDKITWLRTMWIPLRHNDARLKTCGLRIGVPYDETGPAPAIIWELGVTSSSFAFLGGNARRFQLLLDDKSVELSEPKHKGDILPGLGAGCSERMTSIIRLDAFAELVKAKVVKVRLGTLEFTLGNEELECFRELAANLPTGSTTAGDTQFHVERYPLEDDPTAPTAIVKVAKAKAAKQRELEAKAAERSAEFRRWSSADGNFTVEAQLIKVDGANVQLKRKDNGKELTVPSAALGKADQEFLASLREKAEP, from the coding sequence ATGCGTCGAATTTTTGGATTCTTGCTCGCGATTAGCGTCATCTCGGGATTGGTCCCGCAAGTTCTGTTAGCGCAGGATGTCGCCGCCAAAGCCGCGCCGTTATCGCTGGCCGATTTGATCGAAAAAGTCGAGCCTTCCTGTGTGCGCGTCGACGTGACGCAGCGCGATGGGCGAGCGATTGGCAGCGGTTTCGTGGTTCGACAAGGGGATTGGGTCGTCACGAACTACCACGTGGTTGCTGGCTCGACCAAAGGTGAAGTCAGCTTTGCCGATGGGACAAAGGGAGAAATCGAGGGCTATCTCGCCCTCGACAAACGTCGTGATGTCGCCGTACTCAAAGTGAAACTCGCCAAACTGCGCGAGCCCCTCAATCTTTCGGCCCTGCGACCGCGCAAAGGCGAATCGGCAGTCGCGATTGGCGCGCCGCGAGGTTTGTCGTTCACGGCTTCCGAAGGAATTATCGGCGCTGTTCGAACCGGTGCCGAGTTGCGGGAGTTTGGCAACGATGCCGACGGTACTTGGCTGCAGATTAGTGTGCCGATCTCTGCCGGCAGCAGCGGTGGTCCTTTGCTTAACTTGAGCGGCGAGGTCGTGGGCGCGAATACCGCCAGCCTGGCAACCGCTCAGAACGTGAACTTTGCCATCTCGGCCGCAGACATTGGCCTAGTCCTTGATCAGGCTGCCAAGAACAAGGTTGAATCGCTCACGAAGATTGAACCGCAGCCAAGTTCCAGGCCGACGCGCGGGCCGATGCCGGGAAGCCCGACCGAAACTCCCGCTGAAACGGTTGTCGTTAAGTTGCCTGCGGAGCGACGCTTTGGTCACAAGTACAAGATTGGTAAAGAAGTAGATGAATTTGACAAAATTACTTGGCTTCGAACCATGTGGATTCCTCTGCGACACAACGACGCACGGCTGAAAACCTGTGGCCTGCGGATTGGCGTTCCCTACGACGAAACCGGACCTGCGCCGGCCATTATTTGGGAACTCGGCGTCACCAGTTCATCGTTCGCGTTCTTGGGAGGCAATGCTCGGCGGTTTCAATTGCTCTTGGACGATAAGTCGGTCGAACTGAGCGAACCCAAGCACAAAGGAGACATTCTGCCGGGACTTGGCGCGGGTTGCTCAGAACGGATGACTTCGATAATCCGGCTTGACGCTTTCGCTGAACTGGTCAAAGCCAAGGTCGTTAAGGTTCGACTTGGTACCCTCGAATTCACTCTTGGCAATGAAGAGCTGGAGTGCTTTCGTGAACTGGCAGCGAACTTGCCTACCGGCTCGACCACAGCGGGGGACACTCAGTTTCACGTCGAGCGTTATCCGCTCGAAGACGATCCAACCGCTCCCACCGCGATTGTGAAAGTTGCCAAAGCCAAAGCAGCGAAGCAACGAGAATTGGAAGCCAAAGCGGCTGAGCGTTCGGCGGAATTCCGTCGCTGGAGTTCGGCGGATGGTAATTTCACCGTCGAAGCACAATTGATCAAAGTCGACGGTGCCAACGTGCAGCTCAAGCGGAAAGATAACGGCAAAGAGTTGACCGTCCCGAGCGCCGCGCTCGGCAAGGCAGACCAAGAGTTCCTCGCCAGTTTACGAGAAAAAGCTGAGCCATAA